TGGCGCTGGCGATGCAGATGGAACCGAGTTTTCCCATGCTGTTTGCGTTGGTGGTGATGAGCGTGGGATTGATGGCTAAAACGGCGGTATTTCCCCTACACAGTTGGCTGCCCTTAGCCCATGGTCGCGCGCCAGCGGCGGTCAGTGCAATTTTATCGGCTTTGGTGATTAAGGCGTCGTTTTATTTGTTGATGCGCTTATGGCTGGAGGTGTTTGCGCCTATTCCAACCTTGGCTTTGATTTATGGGGTCTGGCTGATGGGCAGTGTGGCGTTGCTGTGGGGCGCTTGGCAGGCTTTGTCAAGCCAGCAGTTAAAGCCGATGGTGGCCTGGTCAACCGTGGCACAGGTGGGTTATTTGGTGATTGGCTTGGGGTTGTTGGCTCACCCGAATACCCCAACGGGCATAAATACGCCGGAGGGCTGGCAGTGGGGTTTGCTGTGGTTAATGATGGCGCATGCGCTGGCGAAGTCGGCGATGTTTTTGGCGGCGGGTAATTTGCAACAGGCAGCGGGTCATGACCGTATATCTGACTTGGGTGAGGTGATGCGTGTACAGCGCAAAACGCTATTTGCGTTTGGGCTAGCGGGGGTGAGTTTGGCAGGATTGCCGGTGAGTGCTGGGTTTTTGGCAAAATGGTGGTTGTTGGAACTGGGTTTATTTCACCAGGCCTGGTGGTTGGTGATGGTGATGGTGATTGCGAGTTTATTGAGCGCAGGTTATGTATTTCGGGTTTTGAATGTGGCGCTGAATAAAGAGCTAAAGCCGCTGATTGAGCATGCACCCGTGATGATACCGATTCATGCGGGTCGCCAGTGGGTGGTGTTAATTTTAGCCAGCTTGGGCGTGTTGGCCGGTTTGCAAGCACAATGGCTATGGGGAGCTTAGATGATCGATAATAGCGTCTGGCCTTTGCTCATTATCGCGAGTTCGTTAGCGCCCGCCATCCTGATCTTTTTTATCCCGGAAAATAGCCGTTTTTTACGCTCGGCGGTGAATATTGGCGGCGCACTGATTAAGCTGCAGCTGGTGGTGTTGTTGGTGTTGGGTATTTACGCGGGTGAGGTGTATGAGCTTAGTTGGGCGCTCCTACCTGGTCTAGATTTTCGCCTACAGATTGATGGGCTGGCGGTGATGTTCTTGTTGTTGTCGGCTTTTTTATGGTTATTGACGACGATTTATGCGATAGGTTATTTAGAAAATTCGCCGAATAGGGCGCGGTTTTTTGGCTTTTTTACACTGTGTGTGAGCGCTACAGCCGGTGTGGCAATGGCGGGTAATTTATTTACCTTTGTGATGTTTTATGAGTTTTTGACCTTAGCGACCTGGCCATTGGTGGTGCATCGTGGTACCGAAAAAGCGATTGCTGCCGGGCGGGTGTATTTACGCTATACCTTGATTGGCGGTGGTGCGTTGTTATTAGGCACAGTGCTATTGCATGCGTTTGCCGGAACGCCCTCGTTTGAGCCTGGCGGCTATTTGTCGGCTATTGATTTGCCAGACTGGGTGCTTTGGAGCGTGTTTGTGTTGTTGATGGCCGGTCTGGGGGTGAAGGCGGCACTGGTGCCGTTTCATTCTTGGTTGGCGCAAGCGATGGTGGCTCCTGCGCCAGTGAGTGCATTGTTGCACGCGGTGGCGGTAGTGAAAGCCGGTGCGTTTGGCATAGCGCGGGTGATGTTTGAGGTTTATGGTATTGAATACGCGGATGCCCTCGGCATGGCGTTTGTGTTGTTGGTGTTGGCGGCGCTGACGATTGTTTATGGTTCGCTGCGCGCACTTTATCAAACGGATATTAAAAAACGGCTTGCGTTTTCTACTGTGAGCCAGGTGTCTTATGTGGCGCTGGGTATTGCCTTAGCAGGGCCGATAGGCGCGATAGGTGGGTTGATTCATATTGCCCATCAGGGTTTAATGAAAATAACTTTATTTATGACAGCGGGTAATTTTTCTGAAACACTCGGTGTGCATAAAATCAACCAGCTAAACGGCATTGGGCAGCGTATGCCTTGGACGACTATGGCTTTTAGTTTGGCGGCTCTGGGCATGATTGGTTTGCCGCCGATGGTTGGGTTTTTAAGTAAATGGTATCTGGGTATCGGCGCTTGGGAGGTGGGGGCTTATTGGGTGATGGCGGTGTTGTTTGCATCTAGTCTATTGAATGCGGCTTATTTTTTGCCCATGATCTATCGTGCTTGGTTTTTGAGTGCGCCGGCTGAATGGCCGCATGAACGGCGTTTAAGCGCGCATTGTGAAACCCATTGGATGTTGCTAGTACCGCCTTTGGTAACCGCCTTTACGGTGGTGGTGTTAGGTTTGGTTGCCGGCTTTGCATTAGGCACGCTGGGTTGGGTGCAATGGTTGGTTGAGCAGGAGTTTGTGCAATGATGGCTGGCTATGGGGCATTGTTATGGTTGGTTCCAGCTTGGCCTTTGTTGTTGGCGCTGAGCTTGACGCTGCGCGCGGTGCGCCCCTATGGCATTCGTTTGTTGCCTTGGGCTTTGTTGCCGGCGGCGCTGGTTTGGCTGGTCGCTGGCGCAGCGCAGCTAGGGTGGTTGGATTGGCTTTACTTTGATTGGCTTTACTTTGATTGGCCGTTGTTTTTGTATGCGCCTGATCTGTTAATGGGTACCCGCATCACGCTGGATAGTTTGAGTTATATTTGGTTGAGTTTGGCGCTGTTTGTGTGGGGAGCCGCAGCATGGCATTCCAGCTGGGTCAAAGATCGCCAGGCCTGGCGGTTTAGTTTGTTTTTCCTGCTGAGTTTGAGCGGTAGCTTAGGTCTGAGTTTGGCGGGCGATGCGATAAGCTTTTACTTGATGTTTAGTTTGATGAGTTTGGCGGCTTGGGGCTTGGTGATTCACGAGCAAACTGATTTCGCTAAACGCGCTGCTTACTGGTATTTGATTTTAGCGGTGTTGGCTGAGCTGGTGTTGTTTGCGGGTATTGTGGTACGCGCGGCGGAATTGGGCAGCACCGATTTGGCGGTTTGGGCGGTAAGCGGGTCTTCGCAATGGGGTTTGTGGCTGATTTGGCTAGGTTTAGCGGTGAAAGTGGGCGTGCCTTTATTGCATCTTTGGTTGCCTTTAGCGCATCCTGCCGCACCCGTGTCAGCCAGTGCGGTGTTATCTGGGGTGATGATTAAGGCGGGCATTATTGGTTGGTGGTTGCTCATGCCGAGCTGGGTGATGCAGGATTCGGTGTTTGTTAGTTTTATGCCCTGGTTGGGGGTAGCTACCATGGTGTTTGGCGCGGTGTTTGGCTTAATGCAAACTGATCCTAAAGCGGTGTTGGCCTATTCCAGCATTAGTCAAATGGGCTGGTTGATTTGGGGTATCGGTTGGGTTTGGCAGGGCGCAGAGCCGAATTTGTTAATAATTTGGGTGGCTTGGTTTGCCTTGCACCATGCGCTGATTAAAGGCGGTTTGTTTTTGGGTGTCGGCTGGATTAAATATTCAACGGCGGCTCAAGGGTTTATACCTTGGGTATGGGGCGGGTTGATACTGCTTGGATTATTGTTAGCCGGCATACCGTTTAGCGCAGGGGCTTGGCTCAAAATGCAAATGAAGCTGGCGAGTGCTGATGTGGGGCTGGTTATGCCTTATTGGTTATTGTTGCTCGGTTCGCTCGCTACTGTTTTGTTAATGATTCATTTTTTACGCCGTTTAGCGAAGCTGGACGCTGTAAGCCCAGACCAGGCTAAGCCAGTGAGCCGAATGGCACTGGTCAGTTGGTTTGGATTGGTGGCGCTCGCCGCGAGCTGGATTTATTGGGTGGCCATGCCGAGCTGGGATAGCGGCGCATTGGTTGATGCGTTTAAACCGATTGTGATCGGATTGATTCTCGCCACAGCTTGGCGAATCCGTATTCACAGACAAATTCAATCACCTCCGGGCGATATGGTGGTGCTATTGGAATGGTTTGGGCGCAGGTTAGCGGCATGGGGAGAGGGCTATCAGCAGGCTTATCAACGGCTTCAATTTCGCATACAAGCTGGCTGGCAAAGCATGAGCCAAGGCTACCAATCTTTCCTTCAACATGCCGATAATGCAGAAAAAAACCTACTCAACTGGCCAAGGTTTATGCAGCTAATCGGTGGGCTTGCACTGGTGTTTTGGCTGTTGTTGATTTTGTAAACCGTTTAAAAGCTTACAAGCTGAGCAGGTCGCGGGTTAGACTGAACCCCATCAAGGGTTGATGCAATAACCTATATACCTAAATCAATAAACCTCGTCGTGGCTGCCTATGTCAATCGGAATGATTTCATTGTCTTTTAGAATAAAGTCAATCACAACGCGATATTTCATATTGATTGAAACACTGTAGTAGTCGTTCAATTTGCCTTGTAGTTTATGCAGTCTTAGTGAAGGGTGGTAGGGGTCAAGCTCTAGTATTTCTATTGTTTTAATATAGCGCGCTAAAACATCGGGGTGTTTTTTTATAAACCTTGTTAGCCTTTTAAAATATTCGTCTGTGCGAATGATTTTATAGGGCATTGATTAGCTCGTTTGCATGGTCTTTAGCGGTTTGGATCTTGTAGCGACCTTCCTTGATATCTTGCATCGCTAGCATATGGGCTAAATCAAGTTCTTGTTGTCTAAATTGTTGGTAACGTGCCATATCTAAAACAACGTATTTGTTTTTTCCACGCACATTGATAATCAGCTCATCGGCGGTTTCCAGCAGTTTGGCGAAAATTGATACGCCCTTGGTTTTAATTTCGTTTGCAGATACAATCATAATTCACCTCTTAAGAGTACGATTTAAAGTACCTTAGCATGGCTTAAATTATTTAGCAAGGCTTATTCCAAGGCAATATCTAAGCTAAACCTGTGTTCACCGCGTTGGATTGTTAGGTTTATAACCAGGCCTGGTGGTGTGGTGTAGAGGGCGAGGATTAAGTCGGCATAGTGTTTTAATGTTTGGTGATTGAGTGCGCAAATACAGTCGTCTTTTTGTAGACCCGCTTTGGCGGCGGCACTCTCGTCAGTGAGGTCTTGAATGCAGGGCGTTTTGCCATTAAAACTTGCGCCGAGCTTTCCATGATCTGGCAGGTTAATCGAGTCGGTGTACACCCATTGATCTACAAATTCAGCGCGGTAGTTTTCAAATGAGCCGCTGCTGATGGTGATTTGTTGGAGTTCAGGTAGCTGGCGAGCCATGTCTTTGGGTATCGCTTCAAAATGTCCAATATGAAAGTTACCAGCAAACACCAATAACTTGTGATCAGGGTGATGGTTTAAAAAACGCACCGCATTGGCGGCCATGGTTTCATCCCAGATGCGTTGGGCATAAATAAAGTCTTCGACATCCCGATCAGGCGGAATTTTGTCGCTAAAAAACTGACTGAGGCGCTGATGCTGGGCATCACCTGGGGGATGAATGTGAGGCATAGATTGTCGTTGAATCAGGCTTAAACTGTTTCGACCTTGGCTGGCGACTTGGCGAGTCAATTCATTCGGTGCGTTGAGCGCGATGACTCGAATTTGATGTTGCTTGGCATAACGCATAATCGGTTGTAACAAGCGATAATCAAACCGCCAGCGCTGAAAATATTCGGTGTGCTGGAGCATGTCGGCTTCGGAGATGGCGCCATAAATGTAGCCATCCAACCAGGGCTGAAATGCGGCTTGAAACCATTCGACCCCGATGGCTAGTTGAGGGTGTTGTTGGTGTAAGCTTTGAAGCATCGCCAGCTGTACCAGATGGTCTTCAAAGTTTGGGTGGATTTCACCAACATGTACCACTCGGTACTGGGGCAGGCTTTGTTTGAGTTGATCAAGGCTAATTTCGCTTTGACCATCGTCCACCGTGGCTTGCCAGTTTGCAACAAACCTCAGGGGATCGACAAGAGCGGGGTGGAGAGGGTCTTCAGCACTAATTAACGCGCTGTTGAGCATCAGCACAACGCCGAGGCACAGTTGAAACCAGCTAGTTTTGCATATCAAGGGCGCTCACCCAGGCCTGGTTGCTTTTAATCTCATCGACACGCACCCGCTGATTCGCTTGAAAATCGGCTTGTGGGTTGGCGACCAACCAATGGGTGCCATGATAAAACACCACCCATTGGTCATTGTGCATCGAAAGCTGGCCTATTTCACCGGTTTGATAGGTGTCGAGTTGGTCGGCTTCAGCATTATGCGGCGCGATGACTTTTTTTCGTAACGCGAATAACAGCACCATGCCGATAGCAAAGGCAAAGATGAGTTGGTATTCGCCATGTTCAAAGTCAACAAACAAGCCGACTAAGCCGACAAAAACTAAGCCTAAGCCAAACCAGAATAAAATAAACAACCCAAAAAGAATTTCAATGCCAATCAGAATCAGGCCTGCGGCAATTAAAATCCAGCTTGGAATTAACTCCAATAGCCCAATTGAACTCACTTTAGCTGACCTGCTTGTCCTAACAAGCTCTGTAAGGCGCTTAGCGAACCAATCAACTCAGCGGATTCATAAGGTACCACGATTTTGTTTTGCGAGTCGCTGGCGGCGATGCCTTCCCAAGCTTTAATTCGGTCTTTGGCGAGCAGGAATTCGGCTGCATTTGGATTCGATTGCATCGCCAAGGCAATCATTTCAATCGCTTGCTGTTGACCTTGCGCCAGTTGAATTTGCTCATAACGACGCGCATCCGCGGTACGTTCAATCGCTTCGGCTTCTTTAAAGGCTTTTTGGCGATCACCTTCGGCCTTGGCGATGGTGGCATTTTTTAAGCCTTCGGCTTCGGTTTCAGTCGCGCGACGCTCACGCTCAGCACGCAGCTGAAGTTCCATCGCATGTTGCACCACTTCAGAAACAGAAATATCTGAGATTTCAACGCGGGTAACTTTGGCACCCCAGTTGGCGGAAGCGGCATCCAGTGCCATTAATAATGTCGCATTCAGTGTGTCACGCGAGGAGAGGGTGTCATCTAAATCCATTTTACCGATTTCAGAGCGAAGAGTGGTTTGCGCAAGTTGGGCAATCGCATGTTTTAAATCTAAGATTTCATAGGTTGCTTTGCGCGCAATACCAATGCGCATAAATACCAAGCCATCAATTACAATACTGACATTGTCCTTGGTGATAACTTTTTGAATAGGAATGTCGATGACCTGCTCTTGTGTGTTGAAGGTAGCGCGAACTCGATCCACAACCGGAATAATAAAGTTGAGACCACCACTTAGGGTACGATGATAGCGTCCAAGGCGCTCGACAACCTGTTGCTCCGCTTGAGGTACAATTCGAATACCTGTTATGAAGTAAACAAATACAACCCCTAAAAGAATAAGTGTAAAAATCGTGAAATCCATAATTTTAACGCCTCCGGTATGCGTTTAAGTTGGTAAAATCAAATTGTTGTTTAAAAATGAACCCTTTTGTGGTCGCTTTTGACGCTCAAGGATAGAATAAAATGTAACATAAAAATAACTCTAGGAGGATGTATGTTGAAAAAGACCTTAAAGGCTGCGTTAGTTAGTGTAGGTTTAGTGAGTGTAGCAGTTCCTGTGGCTTACGCCGATAGCCTTGTGGTTGAAGTGCCACGGCTCACGCTGGAAGTAAATAATAAAATTGCAATGGAAACCATCAAAGCTTGTGAGGCGAAAGGAATACCTGTTTCAGTTACCGTGGTTGATCGTAACGGCATTATTATGGTAAAAATGCGAGACTCAATGGCGCCACCTGTATCCTTGCCGATCAGTCAGAAAAAAGCCTATACCGCTGTGATGTTTAACGCCAATGGCTCACAGCTAACACGCCAAGCCGAAGGCGCATTACCCACATTGGGTGAGGGCTTAGCCTTTATGGCCGGCTCGGTCACTATTTCTGCCGGTGGTCGTTTGTTTGGTGCGGTGGGCGTAAGTGGTGCACCTGATGGTATGGTGGATGAGGAATGTGCAGCAGCGGGTGTTGAAGCGGTACAGATGGACTTAGAAATGATGTAATTTTCTTGATTCCGGATAAAACAACTCACACATAGCAGTCAAAGGTTGCTTGTTTTTTTGTTGTTTTATTTGGAATCAACGCGCAGTAATAGACAAACAAAGGCTTTGCCGCTATAATCCGCACCACCCCACGGAGAGCTGGCTGAGCGGTTGAAGGCGCACGCCTGGAAAGTGTGTATAGGTTAATAGCCTATCGGGGGTTCGAATCCCCCGCTCTCCGCCATATTCGATATTAAACCCGCATCAAGCGGGTTTTTTTATGCCTAAATATTAGTTAAACATGTTTTATGGAGTTTCTGGCAGTTGCCAGTTGATGGGGGTGACTTGGTGTTTACTCAGGTATTGATTGGTTTGTGAGAAGGGGCGACTGCCAAAAAAACCACGATAAGCAGAGAGTGGTGAAGGATGGGGGCTAGTGATGACGAGGTGTTTTTCGCGATCAATCAGTGCGCCTTTCTTTTGTGCATAACTGCCCCACAAAATAAAGACGAGGTTTTTACGCTGGGTGTTGAGTTGTTGGATCACCGCATCGGTAAATCCTTCCCAGCCTTGATTTTGGTGAGCATTCGCTTTATTGGCCTCGACGGTAAGAACTGCATTGAGTAGCAATACTCCTTGCTGCGCCCAAGGAAGTAGGTAACCTGTGTGGCGGTTATCTACACCTATATCGTCGAGTAGCTCTTTGTTGATATTGGTTAGGGATTTGGGTAGTGGGCGAACATTGGGTAAGACTGAAAAGCTGAGGCCATGAGCATGACCCGGTGTGGGGTAGGGGTCTTGTCCCAGTATAACGACTTTGACCTGGTCAAATGGTGTAATGTTGAAGGCGTTGAACCAGTATTGAGTTTTTGGAAGAATGATTTTTCCTGCTTGTTTTTCGGTCAGTAAAAATGCTTTTAGGCGTTGCATAGATTTTGTTAAAAATAGTGGTTCTAGCTGGGTCAGCCAACTTGCTTCAAGTTTGATGCCTGACATCTTAGTCCTTAAGGGCAGAGTCGTGCTGATAGCCAGGTCTGCATACCAGCAAGAGTTTGCGTATTCGCTGGATCTTTTTTAAAGCTTAGGCGGTCATGTAAACGATTAGGACGGCCTTGCCAAAATTCAATGTAATTGGCCGTTAAACAATAGCCCCCCCAATGTTCCGGACGCGGTACGGGTTTGTTTTGATAGTCTATTTTGGCTTGCGCCATGCGTTGTTCCAGTTCGCTTCGGCTAGTGATCTCTTGGCTTTGTTGAGAAATATAAGCACTGAGTTGACTGTCTAGAGGTCTGCTTTGGAAGTAGGTATCGGAAGCTTGCGCACTCATTTTTTCGATCATGCCTTCAACTCTAACTTGGCGTTCTAACTGCGGCCAAAAAAAGTTTAACGCTGCGCGAGGGCTTGATTCAATTTGCTTACCTTTATCACTGGCATAATGAGTGTAGAATATAAATCCTTGTTCATTAAAAGCCTTGAGTAGTACAATTCGAGAGTGGGGTTGAAGATTGTTGTCCACGGTAGAGAGCGTCATCGCGGTAGGTTCGTCAACTTGTTTCTCAAACGCATCGTCCATCCAGCTTTGAAATAGAATAAGGGGATTGTGTTTTAAGAATTCATCAGTCAGTGCGCCCATTTCATAACTCTGGCGGTGGGCATGATAGTCGCGATTTGGCATGGTAATTCCTTAATGAAAATAGGTGATGTAACGTTAATGTTACCATAATTTAAAAGTTGAATCTTTGTGTTGATTAAAGGCTTTGTCTTTACATTAATCTCAGACTTACCAATAATAGTCATCAATTTAACAGATACCCGACCTAGCCTGTAAAGAGCATAAAGGCCTAGTTGTTTAAGGAGCAAGTGTGAGTCAAGCATATAATTCTGCTGAAATTGAAGTTCTAACGGGTTTAGATCCTGTGCGTAAGCGTCCAGGGATGTACACCGACACCACGCGACCTAATCATTTGGCGCAAGAGGTTATTGATAATAGTGTTGATGAAGCCATTGCGGGTCATGCCTCAGAAATTACAGTGGTTCATTATGCAGATGGATCGGTGAGTGTTGAAGATAATGGGCGTGGAATGCCGGTTGATATTCATCCTGATGAGGGCGTGCCGGGTGTTGAGGTTATTATGACTCGATTGCATGCGGGGGGGAAATTTTCGAACAAAGCCTACCAATTTTCCGGTGGTTTGCATGGCGTCGGCATTTCGGTAGTGAATGCGCTGTCAAAACGAGTTGAGATTCAAATTAAACGGGATAGTCAGTTGCACAAAATTGCCTTTGAACAGGGGGTGTTAGTTGAACCCTTAGAGGTGGTCGGTAAGGTTGGTAAAAAGAATACAGGAACCTGGCTACGTTTTTGGCCTGAATCCTCCTTTTTCGATACCGCAAAATATGCATTATCACGGTTAAAACATTTGTTACGTGCTAAAGCGGTGTTATGTCCAGGTTTAACTATTCATTTCCGTGATGACGCTTCGGGTGAGAAGATTACTTGGTTTTATGAGGATGGTCTACGCGATTATCTAAATCAAGCCTTGGAAGGTATCGAACGTTTACCCGAAGAAGGTTTTGTAGGGAGCTTGACCTTAGATAATGAATCCGTTGCTTGGTCACTTGCCTGGCTGGTTGAGTCAGCTGAGGCGCCCAATGAGAGTTATGTTAATTTAATTCCTACACCGCAAGGCGGTACACATGTGAACGGTTTGCGTCAGGGCGCAACGGATGCAGTACGCGAATTTTGTGAGTTTCGGAACTTGATTCCACGTGGCGTTAAGTTATCACCGGATGATGTCTGGCAGAATGTGGCTTATGTTTTGTCAGCAAAGGTTAGGGAGCCACAATTTGCTGGCCAAACTAAAGAACGTTTGTCTTCGCGTGAATGCGTCCCCTTTATTTCTGGTGCGGTAAAAGACAGTCTAAGTTTATGGTTAAATCAGCATACCGAGGTCGCAGAGAAGATTGCCGAACTGGCAATTAATAACGCTCAAGTTCGCAATAAAAAGTCACGCCAGGTTGCCCGAAAAAAAATAACCACCGGTCCGGCCTTGCCCGGAAAACTAGCTGATTGCACTGAAACTGATTTGGGTTTAACCGAGCTGTTTTTAGTCGAAGGCGATTCCGCAGGAGGGTCTGCCAAGCAGGCTCGAGATAAACGCTTCCAAGCAATTATGCCCCTCCGTGGAAAGATCTTAAATACCTGGGAGGTAGATTCGGGTCAGATTTTAGCGTCGCAGGAAGTGCATGACATCAGTGTTGCCATTGGTGTAGACCCAGCCTCAGATGATTTAACTGGTTTGCGATACGGTAAGGTTTGTATTCTTGCCGATGCGGATTCGGATGGTGCGCATATTGCCACGTTAATTTGTGCTTTGTTTGTTCGGCACTTTCCAAGACTAGTCGAAAATGGTCATGTATATGTTGCCATGCCGCCACTTTATCGTATTGATGTAGGCAAAAAGGTATTTTATGCATTGGATGAGGATGAACGGCGAGGGGTATTGGATCGTATCCAAGCTGAGAAACTCCCCGGCAAGGTACAAGTGACGCGCTTTAAAGGTTTGGGTGAAATGAACCCGCTCCAATTGCGCGAAACCACAATGTTGCCACAAACCCGACGGCTGGTACAGTTAATGTTAGAATCAGAAACGAGTCTGCCAATTATGGATATGATGTTGGCAAAAAAACGTTCATCTGATCGTAAAGCATGGTTAGAAGAAAAAGGCGATTTGGCGGAGGTAGTAGGGTGAAAAATAATCAAAGATGGATAATGTTGCCGCTTATTGCCAGTTTATTTGGTTGTACGCATTTAACAAATCGCACTGATGCGATGACGGTTGAAAGTGTAGCTGTTTCCCAGGTCAAGTTAGAGCCTGCGTTGATGTTTGAACTCATGCTGGGTGAAATGCTGGCTGAGCGAGGTGATACATTTAGCGCGTACAATCTCTTGTTCCCCATTGCACAAAAAACAGGGGATGTTCGGCTGGCAGAGCGGAGTTTTCAACTAGCCATGTCAGCCGGTTTTGCTCAGGGTATTGAGCAGAGTGCTGAATTATGGCGTTCACTTGACCCTATGCAGGCTTCTGCGTGGCGTGTTGGTTACTTAATGGCCTTACGTCATGATGATCTTGAGGCGGCACTAGATTATTGGGCGTCTTATCGTAAGGTGTCTGATCTTGATTTAGCCGATGATTTAAGGAGTGCGTCTGCTCAAGCGATTCAGGCGACAAAGCCCGAAACGGCTATTGCTTTTTTCCAGGCTTTGACACGGAGTTACCCAGATGAGTGGGTTGCTGGATTTGCCTTGGGATATGTTGCCAATCATTACAATCAGCCATTAATAGCTGTGGAGACCTTGGAGGATGTGGCCACGCGTCTTGAAGCACCGGTTGAAGTGTATTTTGCGCTTTCCAATTTATATGTTGAACAGGGTTTAACTGAACGTGGGCTTGAGTTTTTGGCCACGTTCATTCGCCAGAATCCAGAGCAATGGATGATGCAAGAGCGTTATGCGCGTTTAGAGGTAAAAGCTGAGCAATATCTTAGCGCCAAGGCGCGTTATCAGCGTATAGTTGAAGCTAATCCACGCGCTTTTACATCCTTGTTATCCTTAGCCCTGTTGCAATTAGAGCTGGGGGAGTTAGATGCAGCTGAAATAGGTTTTAGAACGCTTGTTAACGTTGAAGGTTACAAAGATATCAGTTATTACTATCTTGGAATTATTTCGCAGAATACTGAAAATTTAAACCAGGCCAAGCGCTATTTGGAGCAAGTATCTCATCCCGATTATTATCTTGATGCAAACCTAATGATTGCTCAACTTCTAGTCAGGCTGGAAGGGTTGCACCAAGGCATTGATCATCTTCAGGCGTTAAAACCAGTTGGTCAAGAAGAGCAAGTCAAAATCCTACGCGCTCAGGGTATTTTTCATAGTCAATTTGACCTTTGGGAGCAGGCCTTGTTGTTTTATCAGCAAGCATTAGATATTAAGCCTGATGATTTAGCGATTAGCTTTGCGATGGCGATGGCACTGTATGAGCTAGAAATGCATGATGAGTATGAGCGTCTTGTAACGGATTTGGTTAAGCGTTATCCAAATGAGCCTGATGCACTAAATGCATTAGGCTATTTTTATGTTGAGCAAAATATTAAGTTGGATGAAGCTGAAGTTTTACTAGAGAGAGCACTGGCTATTGATCCTAATCGTTATTATATTTTAGATAGTCGAGGATGGTTAGAATACCAGCGTGGTAATTATGTTGAGGCAGAGCAATATTTACAGCGTGCATGGTCCTTAAGTAAGGATGACGAAGTTTTGATTCATCTGATTAAAGTAAAATGGGCTCAGGGTAAACAGCAGCAAGCACAAAGTTTGTGGAATGAGTATGCGCCGATATTTCCAACCAATGAGACGTTGCAACGTTTAATCAACGACTTAGCGAATCCTTAAAAATAAATCAGCTATTTTTTTAAAAAATATTAAAAATGGCTTGAACTTTTTTGAAAACCTTGGATAATACGCATCTGTCTTAACGACAGAGATTTATTGGGCCGTAGCCAAGCGGTAAGGCAGCGGGTTTTGATCCCGTCATGCGAAGGTTCGAATCCTTCCGGCCCAGCCATCTCATTCTTAATTCCCCAAATTCTTTATCCTCGACAGGAGCTGCCATTAATGGCCAAGAAAAATGTCATGATATTTGCGGGAAATGCAAATGTCACTCTTGCAGAGAACATCTCCCTGTATCTTGATCAACCCTTAGGCAAAGCCAACGTAGGCCGTTTTAGCGATGGCGAAATCATGGTTGAAATCACAGAGTCAGTGCGTGGGCGT
The nucleotide sequence above comes from Thiomicrospira sp. R3. Encoded proteins:
- a CDS encoding ChaN family lipoprotein, which codes for MLNSALISAEDPLHPALVDPLRFVANWQATVDDGQSEISLDQLKQSLPQYRVVHVGEIHPNFEDHLVQLAMLQSLHQQHPQLAIGVEWFQAAFQPWLDGYIYGAISEADMLQHTEYFQRWRFDYRLLQPIMRYAKQHQIRVIALNAPNELTRQVASQGRNSLSLIQRQSMPHIHPPGDAQHQRLSQFFSDKIPPDRDVEDFIYAQRIWDETMAANAVRFLNHHPDHKLLVFAGNFHIGHFEAIPKDMARQLPELQQITISSGSFENYRAEFVDQWVYTDSINLPDHGKLGASFNGKTPCIQDLTDESAAAKAGLQKDDCICALNHQTLKHYADLILALYTTPPGLVINLTIQRGEHRFSLDIALE
- the ung gene encoding uracil-DNA glycosylase — encoded protein: MSGIKLEASWLTQLEPLFLTKSMQRLKAFLLTEKQAGKIILPKTQYWFNAFNITPFDQVKVVILGQDPYPTPGHAHGLSFSVLPNVRPLPKSLTNINKELLDDIGVDNRHTGYLLPWAQQGVLLLNAVLTVEANKANAHQNQGWEGFTDAVIQQLNTQRKNLVFILWGSYAQKKGALIDREKHLVITSPHPSPLSAYRGFFGSRPFSQTNQYLSKHQVTPINWQLPETP
- a CDS encoding heme-binding protein produces the protein MLKKTLKAALVSVGLVSVAVPVAYADSLVVEVPRLTLEVNNKIAMETIKACEAKGIPVSVTVVDRNGIIMVKMRDSMAPPVSLPISQKKAYTAVMFNANGSQLTRQAEGALPTLGEGLAFMAGSVTISAGGRLFGAVGVSGAPDGMVDEECAAAGVEAVQMDLEMM
- the parE gene encoding DNA topoisomerase IV subunit B translates to MSQAYNSAEIEVLTGLDPVRKRPGMYTDTTRPNHLAQEVIDNSVDEAIAGHASEITVVHYADGSVSVEDNGRGMPVDIHPDEGVPGVEVIMTRLHAGGKFSNKAYQFSGGLHGVGISVVNALSKRVEIQIKRDSQLHKIAFEQGVLVEPLEVVGKVGKKNTGTWLRFWPESSFFDTAKYALSRLKHLLRAKAVLCPGLTIHFRDDASGEKITWFYEDGLRDYLNQALEGIERLPEEGFVGSLTLDNESVAWSLAWLVESAEAPNESYVNLIPTPQGGTHVNGLRQGATDAVREFCEFRNLIPRGVKLSPDDVWQNVAYVLSAKVREPQFAGQTKERLSSRECVPFISGAVKDSLSLWLNQHTEVAEKIAELAINNAQVRNKKSRQVARKKITTGPALPGKLADCTETDLGLTELFLVEGDSAGGSAKQARDKRFQAIMPLRGKILNTWEVDSGQILASQEVHDISVAIGVDPASDDLTGLRYGKVCILADADSDGAHIATLICALFVRHFPRLVENGHVYVAMPPLYRIDVGKKVFYALDEDERRGVLDRIQAEKLPGKVQVTRFKGLGEMNPLQLRETTMLPQTRRLVQLMLESETSLPIMDMMLAKKRSSDRKAWLEEKGDLAEVVG
- a CDS encoding stomatin-like protein; this translates as MDFTIFTLILLGVVFVYFITGIRIVPQAEQQVVERLGRYHRTLSGGLNFIIPVVDRVRATFNTQEQVIDIPIQKVITKDNVSIVIDGLVFMRIGIARKATYEILDLKHAIAQLAQTTLRSEIGKMDLDDTLSSRDTLNATLLMALDAASANWGAKVTRVEISDISVSEVVQHAMELQLRAERERRATETEAEGLKNATIAKAEGDRQKAFKEAEAIERTADARRYEQIQLAQGQQQAIEMIALAMQSNPNAAEFLLAKDRIKAWEGIAASDSQNKIVVPYESAELIGSLSALQSLLGQAGQLK
- the pdxH gene encoding pyridoxamine 5'-phosphate oxidase gives rise to the protein MPNRDYHAHRQSYEMGALTDEFLKHNPLILFQSWMDDAFEKQVDEPTAMTLSTVDNNLQPHSRIVLLKAFNEQGFIFYTHYASDKGKQIESSPRAALNFFWPQLERQVRVEGMIEKMSAQASDTYFQSRPLDSQLSAYISQQSQEITSRSELEQRMAQAKIDYQNKPVPRPEHWGGYCLTANYIEFWQGRPNRLHDRLSFKKDPANTQTLAGMQTWLSARLCP